The following are encoded together in the Oncorhynchus nerka isolate Pitt River linkage group LG23, Oner_Uvic_2.0, whole genome shotgun sequence genome:
- the LOC115107029 gene encoding transcription termination factor 1-like isoform X2, with translation MYISGFPAMSLWSPRFHFPHVSNQIEKIGYAAATMLGTPTSTKKGARENSMLFEMSRISPLLFEDTPELISSVTPDTVEGYKKKKKKKTKALSEQGSEEPAIEHNQKDGHQLTVEKRGEEPKHKEQTVTVVKKERKKLKKGKQEKQLNVVHSEMEVPDPEEQTGGKTKKKSKNLQTQQVGADLVIADEKNMNSRKNKRKHNDIEPERVIDSVLSKAAVDVSAVTAPDEARKSKKKHKNRQTELEEGGESCRTVSRTAEDPEIIELHPEMVKRGERMVTEAAEKVKEKRKQNKKKHRESELNDCPDKADLPGIKEQTERKLKSKRSKTDGGSTAVEGSGRKKKHRRESDKGMDSVHSAADVLDLAVPNDNRAHDAGTNGETQEGAHSVIVETGTQHNKPCLKEETLSVDDWQALKDLKEFIPNIESKSVEEIHKMIKYDLDRFKEFRRQGLSLRSGRFNAQENERLRSNVNDFLSLTGIQSGSELFHPQHFKEEEANIKKLKRQHRFHERIGEGIPRPWHQVYIRGRKMFDGSNYKGRFTKEELHSLKKLQTLHGNKWAKISALTGRSESSLEKRFAQMSAKRGTWTEEELKRLMEAVRKHLVGQAEPGSGPATVRKDHLYNNIPWTDVCQAVETRHWSQCRMKWLAVLKHKMACGKPVFSGGTQSLQGKVDLIKALNAMQIEDAADIDWEEIAYTIGDVTPRYIQTHYYKLKGRAVERTERVGQVRTQAHSSSTQYLGARGSGLDHLYRWVFSILLELISVNHYDQ, from the exons ATGTACATTTCCGGATTTCCGGCTATGTCGCTTTGGTCGCCAAGGTTCCACTTTCCACACGTGTCCAACCAG ATAGAGAAAATAGGATATGCTGCAGCCACCATGTTAGGGACTCCAACATCCACCAAAAAAGGGGCACGTGAGAATTCCATGTTGTTTGAGATGTCTCGAATATCCCCTCTTCTATTTGAAGACACTCCTGAATTAATCTCATCAGTGACACCTGATACAGTCGAGGGatacaaaaaaaagaagaagaaaaagactaAAGCACTATCTGAACAGGGATCAGAAGAACCGGCAATTGAGCATAATCAAAAGGATGGTCACCAGTTGACAGTAGAGAAAAGGGGTGAAGAACCTAAACATAAAGAGCAAACAGTGACCGTGgtgaagaaggagaggaagaaacTCAAAAAAGGAAAGCAAGAGAAGCAGCTAAATGTTGTTCACAGTGAAATGGAGGTACCAGATCCTGAGGAACAAACTGGTGGGAAAACAAAGAAAAAGTCAAAGAATCTTCAAACACAACAGGTGGGAGCGGATTTAGTGATTGCTGATGAGAAGAATATGAATAGCCGGAAGAATAAGAGAAAACATAATGACATTGAGCCAGAACGGGTGATAGACAGTGTCCTCTCAAAGGCTGCAGTAGATGTTTCAGCTGTAACTGCGCCAGATGAGGCCAGAAAGAGTAAGAAGAAGCACaagaacagacaaacagaacttgaggagggaggggaaagctGTCGGACAGTTTCAAGAACAGCAGAGGATCCAGAAATCATAGAACTGCACCCTGAAATGGTCAAGAGAGGTGAACGTATGGTAACTGAGGCAGCGGAGAAAGTAAAAGAGAAGAGgaaacaaaataagaaaaaacacagagagagtgaaCTGAATGATTGTCCAGATAAAGCAGACCTTCCAGGTATAAAAGAACAAACTGAAAGAAAATTGAAGTCAAAGAGGTCGAAAACAGATGGAGGGTCTACAGCTGTGGAGGGCAGCGGGAGAAAGAAAAAACACCGCAGAGAGtcagacaagggaatggacagtgTCCACTCTGCAGCAGATGTTTTGGATTTAGCTGTTCCAAATGACAACAGGGCTCATGATGCTGGAACAAACGGTGAGACACAGGAGGGCGCCCATTCAGTCATTGTTGAGACAGGGACCCAACACAACAAACCCTGCCTAAAGGAAGAAACTCTAAG TGTGGACGACTGGCAGGCTCTGAAGGATCTCAAAGAGTTCATTCCCAACATTGAGTCAAAGTCGGTTGAAGAGATCCATAAGATGATAAAGTATGATCTTGATCGATTCAAGGAATTCCGAAGACAAG GCCTTTCCCTGCGAAGTGGAAGATTCAATGCGCAGGAGAACGAACGACTCAGGAGTAATGTCAACGACTTCCTGTCTCTCACTGGGATTCAGAGTGGCTCTGAGCTCTTCCATCCACAGCACTTCAAAGAGGAAGAAGCAAATATCAAGAAATTGAAGAGGCAGCACAGATTCCATGAAAGAATAG GTGAAGGAATACCGAGGCCTTGGCATCAAGTCTATATTCGTGGGAGGAAAATGTTTGATGGCAGCAACTACAAGGGCAG GTTCACCAAAGAAGAGCTTCACTCTTTGAAAAAACTGCAGACGTTGCACGGCAACAAGTGGGCGAAGATCTCGGCGTTGACTGGCCGAAGCGAATCGTCCCTGGAGAAACGTTTCGCTCAAATGT CTGCAAAAAGAGGCACGTGGACTGAGGAAGAACTGAAAAGACTAATGGAAGCTGTGCGGAAGCACCTGGTGGGACAGGCAGAGcctggtagtggaccagccaCCGTCAGGAAAGACCATCTGTACAACAACATCCCCTGGACAGATGTGTGCCAGGCGGTTGAAACGCGCCACTGGTCCCAGTGTCGAATGAAATG GTTGGCTGTTTTGAAGCACAAGATGGCATGTGGAAAACCAGTATTCAGTGGCGGCACACAATCCTTACAGGGCAAAGTGGATTTGATCAAAGC GTTGAATGCAATGCAGATAGAAGATGCTGCAGATATCGACTGGGAAGAAATTGCTTACACAATTGG GGATGTCACGCCGCGCTACATTCAGACACACTACTACAAGTTAAAG ggcagggcagtggagAGGACAGAAAGAGTGGGTCAGGTTCGAACCCAGGCTCACAGCAGTAGTACACAGTACCTGGGAGCCCGAGGCAGCGGCTTAGACCACCTCTATCGCTGGGTTTTTAGCATTTTGTTAGAATTGATAAGTGTGAATCACTATGATCAGTGA
- the LOC115107029 gene encoding transcription termination factor 1-like isoform X3 produces MLGTPTSTKKGARENSMLFEMSRISPLLFEDTPELISSVTPDTVEGYKKKKKKKTKALSEQGSEEPAIEHNQKDGHQLTVEKRGEEPKHKEQTVTVVKKERKKLKKGKQEKQLNVVHSEMEVPDPEEQTGGKTKKKSKNLQTQQVGADLVIADEKNMNSRKNKRKHNDIEPERVIDSVLSKAAVDVSAVTAPDEARKSKKKHKNRQTELEEGGESCRTVSRTAEDPEIIELHPEMVKRGERMVTEAAEKVKEKRKQNKKKHRESELNDCPDKADLPGIKEQTERKLKSKRSKTDGGSTAVEGSGRKKKHRRESDKGMDSVHSAADVLDLAVPNDNRAHDAGTNGETQEGAHSVIVETGTQHNKPCLKEETLSVDDWQALKDLKEFIPNIESKSVEEIHKMIKYDLDRFKEFRRQGLSLRSGRFNAQENERLRSNVNDFLSLTGIQSGSELFHPQHFKEEEANIKKLKRQHRFHERIGEGIPRPWHQVYIRGRKMFDGSNYKGRFTKEELHSLKKLQTLHGNKWAKISALTGRSESSLEKRFAQMSAKRGTWTEEELKRLMEAVRKHLVGQAEPGSGPATVRKDHLYNNIPWTDVCQAVETRHWSQCRMKWLAVLKHKMACGKPVFSGGTQSLQGKVDLIKALNAMQIEDAADIDWEEIAYTIGDVTPRYIQTHYYKLKVSSVPMWQSMSFCEIIDFLNSRVLPNFEERLQVLINSGEVVSRNDPQELFLLSEIFDNEDSDYYSEVQNS; encoded by the exons ATGTTAGGGACTCCAACATCCACCAAAAAAGGGGCACGTGAGAATTCCATGTTGTTTGAGATGTCTCGAATATCCCCTCTTCTATTTGAAGACACTCCTGAATTAATCTCATCAGTGACACCTGATACAGTCGAGGGatacaaaaaaaagaagaagaaaaagactaAAGCACTATCTGAACAGGGATCAGAAGAACCGGCAATTGAGCATAATCAAAAGGATGGTCACCAGTTGACAGTAGAGAAAAGGGGTGAAGAACCTAAACATAAAGAGCAAACAGTGACCGTGgtgaagaaggagaggaagaaacTCAAAAAAGGAAAGCAAGAGAAGCAGCTAAATGTTGTTCACAGTGAAATGGAGGTACCAGATCCTGAGGAACAAACTGGTGGGAAAACAAAGAAAAAGTCAAAGAATCTTCAAACACAACAGGTGGGAGCGGATTTAGTGATTGCTGATGAGAAGAATATGAATAGCCGGAAGAATAAGAGAAAACATAATGACATTGAGCCAGAACGGGTGATAGACAGTGTCCTCTCAAAGGCTGCAGTAGATGTTTCAGCTGTAACTGCGCCAGATGAGGCCAGAAAGAGTAAGAAGAAGCACaagaacagacaaacagaacttgaggagggaggggaaagctGTCGGACAGTTTCAAGAACAGCAGAGGATCCAGAAATCATAGAACTGCACCCTGAAATGGTCAAGAGAGGTGAACGTATGGTAACTGAGGCAGCGGAGAAAGTAAAAGAGAAGAGgaaacaaaataagaaaaaacacagagagagtgaaCTGAATGATTGTCCAGATAAAGCAGACCTTCCAGGTATAAAAGAACAAACTGAAAGAAAATTGAAGTCAAAGAGGTCGAAAACAGATGGAGGGTCTACAGCTGTGGAGGGCAGCGGGAGAAAGAAAAAACACCGCAGAGAGtcagacaagggaatggacagtgTCCACTCTGCAGCAGATGTTTTGGATTTAGCTGTTCCAAATGACAACAGGGCTCATGATGCTGGAACAAACGGTGAGACACAGGAGGGCGCCCATTCAGTCATTGTTGAGACAGGGACCCAACACAACAAACCCTGCCTAAAGGAAGAAACTCTAAG TGTGGACGACTGGCAGGCTCTGAAGGATCTCAAAGAGTTCATTCCCAACATTGAGTCAAAGTCGGTTGAAGAGATCCATAAGATGATAAAGTATGATCTTGATCGATTCAAGGAATTCCGAAGACAAG GCCTTTCCCTGCGAAGTGGAAGATTCAATGCGCAGGAGAACGAACGACTCAGGAGTAATGTCAACGACTTCCTGTCTCTCACTGGGATTCAGAGTGGCTCTGAGCTCTTCCATCCACAGCACTTCAAAGAGGAAGAAGCAAATATCAAGAAATTGAAGAGGCAGCACAGATTCCATGAAAGAATAG GTGAAGGAATACCGAGGCCTTGGCATCAAGTCTATATTCGTGGGAGGAAAATGTTTGATGGCAGCAACTACAAGGGCAG GTTCACCAAAGAAGAGCTTCACTCTTTGAAAAAACTGCAGACGTTGCACGGCAACAAGTGGGCGAAGATCTCGGCGTTGACTGGCCGAAGCGAATCGTCCCTGGAGAAACGTTTCGCTCAAATGT CTGCAAAAAGAGGCACGTGGACTGAGGAAGAACTGAAAAGACTAATGGAAGCTGTGCGGAAGCACCTGGTGGGACAGGCAGAGcctggtagtggaccagccaCCGTCAGGAAAGACCATCTGTACAACAACATCCCCTGGACAGATGTGTGCCAGGCGGTTGAAACGCGCCACTGGTCCCAGTGTCGAATGAAATG GTTGGCTGTTTTGAAGCACAAGATGGCATGTGGAAAACCAGTATTCAGTGGCGGCACACAATCCTTACAGGGCAAAGTGGATTTGATCAAAGC GTTGAATGCAATGCAGATAGAAGATGCTGCAGATATCGACTGGGAAGAAATTGCTTACACAATTGG GGATGTCACGCCGCGCTACATTCAGACACACTACTACAAGTTAAAGGTATCCAGCGTTCCGATGTGGCAGAGCATGTCCTTCTGTG
- the LOC115107029 gene encoding transcription termination factor 1-like isoform X1, with product MYISGFPAMSLWSPRFHFPHVSNQIEKIGYAAATMLGTPTSTKKGARENSMLFEMSRISPLLFEDTPELISSVTPDTVEGYKKKKKKKTKALSEQGSEEPAIEHNQKDGHQLTVEKRGEEPKHKEQTVTVVKKERKKLKKGKQEKQLNVVHSEMEVPDPEEQTGGKTKKKSKNLQTQQVGADLVIADEKNMNSRKNKRKHNDIEPERVIDSVLSKAAVDVSAVTAPDEARKSKKKHKNRQTELEEGGESCRTVSRTAEDPEIIELHPEMVKRGERMVTEAAEKVKEKRKQNKKKHRESELNDCPDKADLPGIKEQTERKLKSKRSKTDGGSTAVEGSGRKKKHRRESDKGMDSVHSAADVLDLAVPNDNRAHDAGTNGETQEGAHSVIVETGTQHNKPCLKEETLSVDDWQALKDLKEFIPNIESKSVEEIHKMIKYDLDRFKEFRRQGLSLRSGRFNAQENERLRSNVNDFLSLTGIQSGSELFHPQHFKEEEANIKKLKRQHRFHERIGEGIPRPWHQVYIRGRKMFDGSNYKGRFTKEELHSLKKLQTLHGNKWAKISALTGRSESSLEKRFAQMSAKRGTWTEEELKRLMEAVRKHLVGQAEPGSGPATVRKDHLYNNIPWTDVCQAVETRHWSQCRMKWLAVLKHKMACGKPVFSGGTQSLQGKVDLIKALNAMQIEDAADIDWEEIAYTIGDVTPRYIQTHYYKLKVSSVPMWQSMSFCEIIDFLNSRVLPNFEERLQVLINSGEVVSRNDPQELFLLSEIFDNEDSDYYSEVQNS from the exons ATGTACATTTCCGGATTTCCGGCTATGTCGCTTTGGTCGCCAAGGTTCCACTTTCCACACGTGTCCAACCAG ATAGAGAAAATAGGATATGCTGCAGCCACCATGTTAGGGACTCCAACATCCACCAAAAAAGGGGCACGTGAGAATTCCATGTTGTTTGAGATGTCTCGAATATCCCCTCTTCTATTTGAAGACACTCCTGAATTAATCTCATCAGTGACACCTGATACAGTCGAGGGatacaaaaaaaagaagaagaaaaagactaAAGCACTATCTGAACAGGGATCAGAAGAACCGGCAATTGAGCATAATCAAAAGGATGGTCACCAGTTGACAGTAGAGAAAAGGGGTGAAGAACCTAAACATAAAGAGCAAACAGTGACCGTGgtgaagaaggagaggaagaaacTCAAAAAAGGAAAGCAAGAGAAGCAGCTAAATGTTGTTCACAGTGAAATGGAGGTACCAGATCCTGAGGAACAAACTGGTGGGAAAACAAAGAAAAAGTCAAAGAATCTTCAAACACAACAGGTGGGAGCGGATTTAGTGATTGCTGATGAGAAGAATATGAATAGCCGGAAGAATAAGAGAAAACATAATGACATTGAGCCAGAACGGGTGATAGACAGTGTCCTCTCAAAGGCTGCAGTAGATGTTTCAGCTGTAACTGCGCCAGATGAGGCCAGAAAGAGTAAGAAGAAGCACaagaacagacaaacagaacttgaggagggaggggaaagctGTCGGACAGTTTCAAGAACAGCAGAGGATCCAGAAATCATAGAACTGCACCCTGAAATGGTCAAGAGAGGTGAACGTATGGTAACTGAGGCAGCGGAGAAAGTAAAAGAGAAGAGgaaacaaaataagaaaaaacacagagagagtgaaCTGAATGATTGTCCAGATAAAGCAGACCTTCCAGGTATAAAAGAACAAACTGAAAGAAAATTGAAGTCAAAGAGGTCGAAAACAGATGGAGGGTCTACAGCTGTGGAGGGCAGCGGGAGAAAGAAAAAACACCGCAGAGAGtcagacaagggaatggacagtgTCCACTCTGCAGCAGATGTTTTGGATTTAGCTGTTCCAAATGACAACAGGGCTCATGATGCTGGAACAAACGGTGAGACACAGGAGGGCGCCCATTCAGTCATTGTTGAGACAGGGACCCAACACAACAAACCCTGCCTAAAGGAAGAAACTCTAAG TGTGGACGACTGGCAGGCTCTGAAGGATCTCAAAGAGTTCATTCCCAACATTGAGTCAAAGTCGGTTGAAGAGATCCATAAGATGATAAAGTATGATCTTGATCGATTCAAGGAATTCCGAAGACAAG GCCTTTCCCTGCGAAGTGGAAGATTCAATGCGCAGGAGAACGAACGACTCAGGAGTAATGTCAACGACTTCCTGTCTCTCACTGGGATTCAGAGTGGCTCTGAGCTCTTCCATCCACAGCACTTCAAAGAGGAAGAAGCAAATATCAAGAAATTGAAGAGGCAGCACAGATTCCATGAAAGAATAG GTGAAGGAATACCGAGGCCTTGGCATCAAGTCTATATTCGTGGGAGGAAAATGTTTGATGGCAGCAACTACAAGGGCAG GTTCACCAAAGAAGAGCTTCACTCTTTGAAAAAACTGCAGACGTTGCACGGCAACAAGTGGGCGAAGATCTCGGCGTTGACTGGCCGAAGCGAATCGTCCCTGGAGAAACGTTTCGCTCAAATGT CTGCAAAAAGAGGCACGTGGACTGAGGAAGAACTGAAAAGACTAATGGAAGCTGTGCGGAAGCACCTGGTGGGACAGGCAGAGcctggtagtggaccagccaCCGTCAGGAAAGACCATCTGTACAACAACATCCCCTGGACAGATGTGTGCCAGGCGGTTGAAACGCGCCACTGGTCCCAGTGTCGAATGAAATG GTTGGCTGTTTTGAAGCACAAGATGGCATGTGGAAAACCAGTATTCAGTGGCGGCACACAATCCTTACAGGGCAAAGTGGATTTGATCAAAGC GTTGAATGCAATGCAGATAGAAGATGCTGCAGATATCGACTGGGAAGAAATTGCTTACACAATTGG GGATGTCACGCCGCGCTACATTCAGACACACTACTACAAGTTAAAGGTATCCAGCGTTCCGATGTGGCAGAGCATGTCCTTCTGTG